A window of Deltaproteobacteria bacterium contains these coding sequences:
- a CDS encoding penicillin-binding protein activator LpoB, giving the protein MRFGAIFVVSLMSLSLIGTTGCGPKRKVARVATNTQTDLSGKWNDTDARLTSEAMIKDCFARPWLKRFTKENDRPPKMRVWKIINKTDEHIDAQVFIKNLERAMVNSGLVDVIAQKGSELSSVNEEQDYGASGRVSDDSAPSIGNQLGADFVLVGRMASILDQVEGTQAKLYKITLELIDANSARKVWMGDHEIKKVIEQSSASW; this is encoded by the coding sequence ATGCGCTTCGGAGCTATTTTTGTAGTGAGTTTGATGAGTTTGTCTTTGATCGGTACAACTGGATGTGGACCTAAAAGAAAGGTTGCTCGTGTAGCTACCAACACTCAAACCGATTTATCAGGTAAATGGAATGATACCGATGCTCGTTTAACTTCTGAAGCTATGATTAAAGACTGTTTTGCAAGGCCATGGCTAAAGAGGTTTACCAAAGAAAATGATCGTCCTCCGAAGATGCGTGTTTGGAAGATTATTAACAAAACCGATGAACACATTGATGCGCAAGTATTTATTAAGAATCTTGAACGAGCTATGGTTAATAGCGGTTTAGTTGATGTTATTGCGCAAAAGGGTAGTGAGCTAAGCTCGGTAAATGAAGAGCAAGACTATGGCGCTAGTGGCAGAGTCTCAGATGACTCAGCCCCAAGTATTGGCAATCAACTTGGCGCGGATTTTGTTTTAGTTGGGCGTATGGCTTCTATTCTCGACCAAGTAGAAGGAACGCAGGCCAAACTGTATAAAATCACACTTGAACTTATTGACGCCAATAGCGCACGAAAAGTGTGGATGGGTGATCATGAGATCAAGAAAGTAATTGAGCAATCAAGCGCGAGTTGGTAA